The DNA segment GGGCTGATGATCTGGCCGTGTCCGGGTGAAGAGAACGAGCCGTTCTTCCGCGAGGTCTCGGCCCGGACGCCGGTGGTGTTCATCGACCGGCGGCCCAAGCAGATCAACTGCCCGTGCGTGACTCTCGACTGGCGGCGGGCCGGGCGCGATATCATTCTCCACATGGCCCGGCAGGGGTTCGGGCGGGTGCTGGTGCTGGAAGAAACGCTGGACATCAGTTCGTTCCGCGAGCTGTTCGACGCGATGCGGACGGCGGCGGCTGAGATCGGAGCGCAGGAGCGGTTCGACTTCGTCGAGATGGACGCCACCAGCCTGGTCGAGCAGTGCCAGCGGAAGCTGTGTCCGTCGTCGCAGGTTCCGATGCAGCGGCTGGGCGAGATCCTGGAGGCCGACCGTTACGAGGCGATGTTCTGCGTCCACGACGAGTTTCTCGACTGGATCTACGCCAACAGCGAACTTCAGGAGCGGTATCCGCTGCAGAAGATCGCCAGCATGTCGAACACGCTGCCGTCGCCCCGCAGCCAGGCGTTTCTGCGGCTGGGCGTGCAGGAGTGGATCGCCGACCACGGCAAGCTGATCGGCAAGGCGGCGGAGCTGCTGCACGAAATGGTCTATCTCAAGAGCCGCGCGGCGGCGGAGTACCGCATTCGTTTTACCACCACGGTCAGGAAGGCATGAATCATGACTAGGTACCACAGCACGAAAACCGGACGAACGAGCCAGGCATTCAGCCGCGGCGGCAGGACGGGCGGCTTTACCCTCATCGAGCTGTTGGTGGTCGTCGCGATCATCGCCGTGCTGGTCTCGATCCTGCTGCCGGCGATGCAGGCGGTACGGGAAACGGCGAAGATGACCATCTGCTCGAGTCAGTTGCGGCAGTACGGCGTGGCGTTTCGGGCATACGCGGACGCTAATTCGGATTACTTTCCGACCACCGGCGGCTTGGCGGATGGCACCTTCAATCCGCAGTACAAGACCGACAACTGGATCTATCTGCTGACGCCGTATCTGGGCGGCGACAGCAGCGGATGGGCCTACTATTCCACGAAACCCGGCACGATCTGGGTCTGTCCCGCGGATACCAAGACGCCGCGGTGGACGGGCGGTGGATCGCGATCCGGAAATCTGCATCAGCCGTCGTACGGCGTGAACCGCTGGCTCACGGGATGGTACTCGACAGGCTATGGGAT comes from the Phycisphaerae bacterium genome and includes:
- a CDS encoding DUF1559 domain-containing protein, translating into MTRYHSTKTGRTSQAFSRGGRTGGFTLIELLVVVAIIAVLVSILLPAMQAVRETAKMTICSSQLRQYGVAFRAYADANSDYFPTTGGLADGTFNPQYKTDNWIYLLTPYLGGDSSGWAYYSTKPGTIWVCPADTKTPRWTGGGSRSGNLHQPSYGVNRWLTGWYSTGYGIYPYQFQDIERGKPGGGPGRPDRLPLLSDNDQNWGCHPNHILDGYGVGFHPWPHYHKNGDTFLFVDLHVEWVPNLDSTPGYDTYARYVLAYHFGHPDNYPWWR